A stretch of the Acidilobus sp. 7A genome encodes the following:
- a CDS encoding DNA-directed RNA polymerase — protein MYAEYTLYEWVGVRPELAFSGEIKKAVLQSLREELEGQVDESMGVIISVIDAEVEGDGVLLPNDPQIYFPVRYRVLSFEPILQEVDKGVVSDVREFGAFVSLGPADGFIHRTQLMDEDVDFVQELRAFKGRDSGRTVGVNDAVRVRVTQVSRVSRRMAAVRIGLTMRQPYLGKEEWYEAKPQAVNEGGGKS, from the coding sequence TTGTACGCTGAGTACACGCTGTATGAGTGGGTGGGGGTTAGGCCAGAGCTAGCTTTTAGCGGTGAAATAAAGAAGGCAGTGCTTCAGTCTCTCAGAGAAGAGCTCGAAGGACAAGTGGACGAGAGCATGGGCGTAATAATATCTGTTATAGATGCCGAGGTTGAGGGTGACGGGGTCCTACTGCCTAACGACCCGCAGATATACTTCCCAGTCAGGTATAGGGTCTTAAGCTTTGAGCCCATACTTCAGGAGGTTGACAAGGGCGTAGTAAGTGACGTCAGGGAATTTGGAGCCTTTGTGAGCTTAGGCCCCGCAGACGGCTTCATCCACAGGACCCAGCTCATGGATGAGGATGTGGACTTCGTGCAGGAGCTCAGGGCCTTCAAGGGCAGGGACAGCGGGAGAACTGTAGGCGTAAACGACGCCGTGAGGGTCAGGGTGACGCAGGTGAGCAGGGTCTCGAGGAGGATGGCGGCCGTCAGAATAGGCCTCACCATGAGGCAGCCATACCTTGGCAAGGAGGAGTGGTACGAGGCTAAGCCTCAAGCAGTAAACGAAGGGGGTGGAAAGTCTTGA
- the metG gene encoding methionine--tRNA ligase subunit beta, with the protein MSQGDQAQGSGLIDYAEFSKIDLRVGKVISAEPVPNSRKLIKLTVDLGSEQRQILAGLLRWYKPEDLVGKYIIVVANLKPKQMAGLTSQGMLLAAPCGDSEKPVVLTVAEPVQPGSRIC; encoded by the coding sequence TTGAGTCAGGGAGATCAGGCTCAGGGGTCTGGCCTCATAGACTACGCGGAGTTCTCAAAGATAGACCTAAGAGTAGGTAAGGTCATTTCCGCCGAGCCCGTGCCTAATAGCAGGAAGCTGATAAAGCTCACGGTAGATCTCGGCAGCGAGCAAAGGCAAATACTTGCAGGGCTCCTAAGGTGGTACAAGCCGGAGGACCTGGTCGGCAAGTATATTATAGTTGTCGCTAACCTTAAGCCTAAGCAGATGGCTGGGCTGACGAGCCAAGGCATGCTTCTGGCGGCCCCGTGCGGTGATTCTGAGAAGCCAGTAGTCCTGACAGTGGCAGAGCCCGTTCAGCCCGGCTCTAGGATTTGCTAA
- a CDS encoding DEAD/DEAH box helicase family protein, whose product MSGLELPPRFRVRGWLEKEDFQRLLEFSKYVGREGGLSIFELSDEKARESGLGPADILRELEDIKSSIPQQDLEAVEEYLRRKGSVRVGLDRARGELVISSELMLKPYLQEYTQGLRYSHELRSYLAKPYLYADLIKHMAEKGLIVDDKVNLFSNARLSRQINFSGQLRSYQKEALDAWAKNGNRGVIVLPTGAGKTVVAIAAIATAGVKTLIVVYTKEHVKQWSDAIRKFTDASGLLGAYYGDEKTLADITITTYQTAYRYAKELSPRFAMLVFDEAHHLPADKFKAIAEYMLAPYRMGLSATAVREDNKQEEVFPLVGGVVYQKGAAELMEEGYLAPYVIRRVTVKLLPEEQKAYDELRRKYMNLAMGRTFQEVLEAAKKGEPRAVEAMRVRAQMQSIVQESASKINKVVELARQELARGSKIIIFTQYKRQAEEIAQKLGALLIHGDIDKDARIRALDTFKKLQNGVLVVTTVGDEGLDIPDANVGILVSGTGSRRQFIQRLGRLLRPMPGKTAVLYEVVASGTSEVVQSKKRREAVE is encoded by the coding sequence ATGAGTGGGTTGGAGCTACCGCCTAGGTTTAGGGTGCGCGGCTGGCTCGAGAAGGAGGACTTCCAGAGGCTGTTGGAGTTCTCGAAGTACGTGGGGCGCGAGGGCGGCCTCTCGATATTTGAGCTAAGCGACGAGAAGGCCAGAGAGTCGGGGCTGGGGCCAGCTGACATCTTAAGGGAACTCGAGGACATAAAGAGCTCCATACCCCAGCAGGACCTGGAGGCTGTTGAGGAGTACCTTAGAAGGAAGGGCTCAGTAAGGGTGGGACTCGACAGGGCCAGAGGCGAGCTCGTCATCTCAAGCGAGCTCATGTTGAAGCCGTACCTGCAGGAGTACACTCAGGGCCTGAGGTACAGCCATGAGCTGAGAAGCTACCTGGCAAAGCCTTATCTCTACGCTGACCTAATCAAACACATGGCCGAAAAGGGACTCATAGTTGACGACAAGGTGAACCTGTTCTCTAATGCTAGGTTAAGCAGGCAGATAAACTTCAGCGGCCAGCTCAGGTCCTATCAGAAGGAGGCGCTAGATGCGTGGGCTAAGAACGGCAACAGGGGCGTGATAGTCCTGCCCACAGGGGCTGGAAAGACGGTCGTAGCTATAGCGGCCATAGCTACAGCCGGCGTGAAAACCCTTATTGTGGTCTACACGAAGGAGCACGTGAAGCAGTGGAGCGACGCCATAAGGAAATTCACGGACGCCAGCGGGCTGCTGGGGGCCTACTACGGCGACGAGAAAACTTTAGCTGATATAACAATAACCACCTATCAGACCGCCTACAGATACGCCAAGGAGCTCTCGCCGAGGTTTGCCATGCTTGTGTTCGATGAGGCCCACCACCTGCCAGCTGACAAGTTCAAGGCGATAGCTGAGTACATGTTGGCACCATACCGCATGGGGCTCTCTGCGACAGCTGTCAGAGAGGACAACAAGCAGGAGGAGGTGTTCCCTCTTGTTGGGGGCGTCGTGTACCAGAAGGGAGCGGCGGAGCTAATGGAGGAGGGTTACCTGGCGCCATATGTCATCAGGAGAGTCACGGTGAAGCTGTTGCCTGAGGAGCAGAAGGCATATGACGAGCTGAGGAGGAAGTACATGAACCTAGCCATGGGCAGGACCTTCCAGGAGGTCCTGGAGGCTGCAAAGAAGGGCGAACCCAGGGCCGTCGAGGCCATGAGGGTGAGAGCCCAGATGCAGTCCATAGTGCAGGAGAGCGCCAGCAAAATTAACAAGGTGGTAGAGCTGGCAAGGCAGGAGCTGGCCAGGGGCTCCAAGATAATAATATTCACCCAGTATAAGAGGCAAGCTGAGGAGATAGCCCAGAAGCTTGGAGCGCTGTTGATTCATGGTGACATCGATAAGGACGCGAGGATAAGGGCCCTTGACACTTTCAAGAAGCTGCAGAACGGCGTCCTAGTAGTCACTACCGTGGGCGATGAGGGCCTTGATATACCCGACGCTAACGTCGGCATATTAGTCTCAGGCACAGGGTCAAGGAGGCAGTTCATTCAGAGGCTCGGGAGGCTCCTGCGGCCGATGCCGGGCAAGACGGCGGTCCTCTATGAGGTCGTGGCTAGCGGTACCAGCGAAGTTGTTCAGTCAAAGAAAAGGAGGGAGGCCGTAGAATAA
- the sucD gene encoding succinate--CoA ligase subunit alpha: MGILVDENTKVIVQGITGREGSFHTKLMLEYRTKVVAGVTPGKGGTTVYGVPVYDTVQDAVKEHPDANTSIIFVPAKTAADAVFEAIDAGLKTVVVITEHIPIHDAMAFVNYAKEKGVTVIGPNCPGIITPGKTKVGIMPASVFSPGPVGIMSRSGTLTYEVSYFLTKAGLGQSTVIGVGGDPITGLTFPEVVQLFEKDPQTKVMVMVGEIGGDAEERVAMMVKEGKIKKPIVAFVAGRTAPEGKRMGHAGAIIMFGTGTYKDKVATMKSAGIRVAITPYEIPKLVKEALEEA, translated from the coding sequence ATGGGCATATTAGTTGACGAGAACACGAAGGTAATCGTTCAGGGCATAACCGGCAGAGAGGGCTCGTTCCACACGAAGCTGATGCTGGAGTACAGGACTAAGGTGGTGGCAGGCGTAACACCTGGAAAGGGAGGGACCACGGTCTACGGGGTGCCCGTCTACGACACTGTGCAGGATGCTGTGAAGGAGCATCCTGACGCTAACACATCTATAATCTTCGTGCCAGCCAAGACGGCGGCTGATGCCGTTTTTGAGGCCATAGATGCCGGCTTGAAGACTGTCGTCGTCATAACGGAGCACATACCAATACATGACGCCATGGCGTTTGTCAACTACGCTAAAGAGAAGGGCGTCACAGTGATAGGCCCTAACTGCCCAGGCATAATAACTCCCGGCAAGACGAAGGTCGGAATAATGCCAGCCAGTGTCTTCAGCCCAGGCCCCGTGGGCATTATGTCGAGGAGTGGCACCCTAACATATGAGGTGAGCTACTTCCTCACCAAGGCCGGCCTCGGTCAGTCAACCGTGATAGGAGTTGGCGGTGACCCGATAACAGGCCTCACGTTCCCCGAGGTCGTCCAGCTGTTCGAGAAGGATCCCCAGACCAAGGTGATGGTCATGGTCGGAGAGATAGGCGGTGACGCTGAGGAAAGGGTGGCCATGATGGTCAAGGAGGGCAAAATAAAGAAGCCCATAGTAGCCTTTGTGGCCGGCCGTACAGCGCCAGAGGGCAAGAGGATGGGCCACGCTGGGGCCATAATAATGTTTGGCACCGGCACGTACAAGGACAAGGTAGCCACCATGAAGAGCGCAGGGATAAGGGTTGCTATAACCCCCTACGAGATTCCAAAGCTTGTAAAGGAAGCCCTAGAAGAGGCATAG
- the sucC gene encoding ADP-forming succinate--CoA ligase subunit beta — translation MKLFEYEAKDIIRKYGVETPKGVVVKEGDDVKKAIQDAGLVPPLAVKAQVLVAGRGKAGGIKLVNSVDEAVTVSQQLFKTPIKGIKPSILLIEQAIKHDVELYAGIVLDRSERKPLVLVSKYGGMDLEEVAKEHPEAIIKYYVDPYKGLKSYEARSLGKQLGLSGRQLSSFESFLQALYNAFMDYDAELAESNPLALLPDKVLPLDLRIIIDDNSLFRHSEYAVTEKERLGELTEREIAAREKDLAYVELDGDVGVIGNGAGLTMTTMDLVYEFGMRPANFLDVGGGAEAEHIKDAVEFVMSDPKVKKVFINIFGGITRADEVARGIVMALEELGNKAKPLVVRLTGTNEEQGRDILKKVGITPYSDPLEALQTLKNL, via the coding sequence AGGCCATACAGGACGCCGGCCTGGTCCCTCCCCTCGCAGTTAAGGCGCAGGTCCTCGTGGCCGGTAGGGGCAAGGCGGGCGGCATAAAGCTAGTTAACAGCGTTGATGAGGCCGTCACCGTGTCACAGCAGCTCTTCAAGACGCCCATCAAGGGCATAAAGCCCTCAATACTCCTAATAGAGCAGGCCATCAAGCATGACGTGGAGCTCTACGCTGGGATAGTCCTAGATAGGTCTGAGAGAAAGCCGCTAGTGCTGGTGAGCAAGTATGGCGGCATGGACCTTGAGGAGGTGGCTAAAGAGCACCCCGAGGCCATAATAAAGTACTATGTAGACCCATATAAGGGCCTCAAGAGCTATGAGGCTAGGTCCCTTGGCAAGCAGCTCGGGCTCTCGGGCAGACAGCTCTCAAGCTTTGAGAGCTTCCTGCAGGCCCTCTATAATGCCTTCATGGACTATGACGCTGAACTCGCTGAGAGCAACCCGCTGGCTCTGCTGCCTGATAAGGTCCTACCCCTGGACCTCAGGATAATAATAGATGACAACAGTCTCTTCAGACACTCAGAGTACGCGGTCACCGAGAAGGAGAGGCTTGGCGAGCTCACGGAGAGGGAGATAGCCGCAAGAGAGAAGGACCTGGCCTACGTCGAGCTGGACGGCGACGTAGGCGTCATAGGCAACGGCGCTGGGCTCACGATGACTACTATGGATCTTGTCTACGAGTTCGGCATGAGGCCAGCCAACTTCCTTGACGTAGGAGGGGGCGCTGAAGCCGAGCACATAAAGGATGCGGTGGAGTTCGTCATGAGCGACCCGAAGGTTAAGAAGGTCTTCATAAACATATTTGGAGGCATAACTAGGGCCGACGAGGTAGCGAGGGGCATAGTGATGGCTCTAGAGGAGCTCGGCAACAAGGCCAAGCCCTTAGTCGTTAGGCTAACCGGGACCAACGAGGAGCAGGGGAGGGATATTCTTAAGAAGGTCGGCATAACTCCTTATAGCGACCCGCTGGAGGCGCTTCAGACGCTTAAGAACCTGTGA